ATCCCTTATGTATCAGAAGCTAGCTGAACGCCGTTGTGCACGGCCTGTTGTCTTATGTTCAGCAGCCCTCGAGGCGATCAGCTGATCTTCCAGTCCTTCTTGACCTCATCTGTATGAGCGCCCGGGCTGGCCGGCGGTCGCTGGATCTTGCCTGGCGTCTTTGAGAAGCGCGGCGCCGGTGCTGGCTGGGTAACGCCCTCATAGTTGACGAAAGTCTGGCGTTCCTTGTTGTGCGGATGCTCGGGCGCTTCAGTCATGGAGAGGACCGGAGCAAAGCACACATCGGTGCCTTCCATGATCTCACACCACTCGTCGCGGGTCTTGGTCTTGAAGACGTCGATGATCTTGGCCTTGAGCTCTGGCCATTTGGAGCGGTCCATCTGGTGCTGGAAGTCCGGATCGGTGAGACCGGCCTTTTCAAGCAAGAGCGCGTAGAATTGCGGCTCGATCGAGCCGATGGCGACATAGCCGCCATCCTTGGTCTCATAGGTGTCGTAGAAGTGGGCTCCGCCATCGAGCATGTTGTCCTCACGCTCATCGCTCCAGACGCCCATGGCGCGCATGCCAAAGAACATGGAGGTCAGGGACGCCGCGCCATCAGTCATGGCAACGTCGATCACCTGCCCCTCGCCGCCGCCGCGGGCGTTGAGGATGGCGGCCAGAAGACCAAAAGCGAGATAGAGCGCGCCGCCGCCATAATCGCCAATGAGGTTGAGTGGCGGGTATGGACGCTCACCCTTGCGGCCCATCGCGCCGAGTGCGCCAGTAAGCGCGATATAGTTGAGGTCGTGGCCGGCAGCTTGTGACAGCGGGCCGAACTGACCCCAGCCGGTCATGCGGCCATAGGCCAGCTTCGGGTTGCGCGCGAGCACGACATCCGGGCCGAGGCCGAGGCGTTCCATAACACCCGGGCGGAAGCCCTCGATAAGACCGTCAGCCTTTTCGATCAGCTTGAGCGCGGTTTCGACATCGTCCGGGTTCTTGAGGTCGAGCGCGATGGAGCGGCGACCGCGCGATTCGACATTCGCTGGCGTGGCGGCGCGCCCGCCCTTGCCTGCCCTGTCGATGCGCACAACGTCTGCGCCAAGGTCCGACAGGAGCATGCCGCAGAACGGCCCCGGCCCAATGCCCTGAAATTCAACAATCCTGATGCCTGTAAGTGGTCCGCTGGCCATCGCCTCGCTCCTCCCTGATTTCGCAATGGCGAGACCATATAAGAGCGGGTCTGGCTGCCAAGACTTGCCGTCGCGTCGCACCAGTCGCTGGTCTGCAGCGGCAAAGGGGCAGTCAGGCGGGTGTCAGGGCGCTGAGCTCACGAAG
This genomic interval from Thalassovita mediterranea contains the following:
- a CDS encoding CoA transferase; protein product: MASGPLTGIRIVEFQGIGPGPFCGMLLSDLGADVVRIDRAGKGGRAATPANVESRGRRSIALDLKNPDDVETALKLIEKADGLIEGFRPGVMERLGLGPDVVLARNPKLAYGRMTGWGQFGPLSQAAGHDLNYIALTGALGAMGRKGERPYPPLNLIGDYGGGALYLAFGLLAAILNARGGGEGQVIDVAMTDGAASLTSMFFGMRAMGVWSDEREDNMLDGGAHFYDTYETKDGGYVAIGSIEPQFYALLLEKAGLTDPDFQHQMDRSKWPELKAKIIDVFKTKTRDEWCEIMEGTDVCFAPVLSMTEAPEHPHNKERQTFVNYEGVTQPAPAPRFSKTPGKIQRPPASPGAHTDEVKKDWKIS